A genomic window from Salvelinus sp. IW2-2015 linkage group LG13, ASM291031v2, whole genome shotgun sequence includes:
- the LOC111971817 gene encoding gastrula zinc finger protein XlCGF48.2-like: MAQPKWGRQTGQEDHISDSTHSNFQQLILSVSGAEVPPEQQHCEQEWSPNLGQEDPEPIQFKEEQEELRNSQEEEQLQGIETDAKDYIFTSACVKSDCDEDPTQLSHLNQSPKERNRERDTQPNTTTEQIKTEPDGVDYRESEPTSVSQPLSTVNPVCSAAQSEKSESVSGMETGGPLSDFNPVKSKRKNMIKGPRSHIKTKGKKSTPLSLLKSPSQSHATPCCKICGKSFHYMGSLIKHVQTHTKDKEGICGVMLCGKRFQSTKSMKDHLQTHIASRFCCDVCGKWFSKNSQLTVHMRSHTGEKPFSCPVCGTCFMQNGDLKRHMRTHTGEKPHSCPDCGKGFSIASNLSVHMRIHTGDKIQKDSALAPI, encoded by the exons atggcacaacccaagtgGGGGCGccaaaccggacaggaagatcacatcagtgactcaacccactcaa ACTTCCAGCAGCTCATCCTCTCTGTCTCGGGAGCGGAGGTCccccctgagcagcagcactgtgagcaggagtggagccccaaTCTGGGGCAGGAGGACCCAGAACCCATACAatttaaagaggaacaggaggaactcagaaacagtcaggaggaagagcagcttcaaggGATTGAGACTGATGCTAAAGATTACATATTCACTTCTGCCTGTGTGAAAAGTGACTGTGATGAGGATCCAACTCAGCTCTCACATCTCAATCAATCCCCAaaggaaagaaacagagagagagacactcaacCCAATACTACAACTGAACAGATCAAAACAGAACCTGATGGAGTGGACTATAGAGAATCAGAACCAACCAGTGTCTCTCAGCCCCTCTCTACAGTAAATCCAGTCTGTTCTGCAGCTCAAAGTGAAAAGAGTGAAAGTGTCAGTGGTATGGAGACTGGAGGACCTCTGTCAGACTTTAACCCAGTCAAATCAAAAAGAAAAAATATGATAAAAGGACCAAGGTCCCATATCAAAACTAAGGGTAAGAAATCCACACCGTTGTCCCTCCTGAAATCACCCAGTCAAAGTCATGCTACTCCTTGTTGTAAGATTTGTGGCAAGTCTTTTCATTACATGGGCTcgttaattaaacatgttcaaactCATACTAAGGATAAAGAAGGCATTTGTGGTGTGATGCTGTGTGGAAAACGTTTTCAGTCCACAAAAAGTATGAAAGATCACCTCCAAACTCACATTGCTTCTAGGTTTTGTTGTGATGTTTGTGGTAAATGGTTTAGCAAGAACAGTCAACTGACAGTACACATGAGGagccacacaggggagaaaccttttTCCTGCCCTGTTTGTGGTACATGCTTCATGCAGAATGGAGATTTGAAAAGACACATGAGgacccacacaggggagaaaccacaTAGCTGTCCTGATTGTGGCAAAGGATTCAGCATTGCCAGTAATCTGTCAGTGCACATGAGGATTCACACAGGCGATAAAATACAAAAGGATTCAGCTCTGGCACCAATCTGA